In one Micromonospora polyrhachis genomic region, the following are encoded:
- a CDS encoding nucleoside deaminase codes for MTPDDEKFLRRAVELAGMAGASGERPFGSLLVGADGTVLIEDHNTVVADSDITAHPELKLARWAARELAPDLAAGTTMFTSCQPCPMCTTAINRSGLGRVVYALSSEQFEEVRPATPPLPPVRYEGPALFDEARQPIDNYY; via the coding sequence ATGACCCCCGACGACGAGAAGTTCCTCCGCCGTGCCGTGGAACTCGCCGGCATGGCCGGAGCGTCCGGCGAACGGCCGTTCGGCTCGCTGCTGGTCGGTGCGGACGGCACCGTCCTGATCGAGGACCACAACACCGTGGTCGCCGACTCGGACATCACCGCCCATCCGGAACTGAAGCTGGCCCGTTGGGCCGCCCGGGAACTCGCCCCCGACCTGGCCGCTGGCACCACTATGTTCACCAGTTGCCAGCCCTGTCCGATGTGCACGACCGCGATCAACCGGTCCGGTCTCGGCCGGGTCGTGTACGCCCTCTCCAGCGAGCAGTTCGAGGAGGTCAGGCCAGCCACCCCGCCGCTGCCCCCGGTCCGGTACGAGGGACCGGCGCTGTTCGATGAGGCACGCCAGCCGATCGACAACTATTACTAG
- a CDS encoding LLM class flavin-dependent oxidoreductase — translation MQIGVNVPNFAPGTDPDVLRRWAQTVEGLGFDLLMVSDHIAVTPDVAEKYPAPFYEPFTTLSWLAGVTQRVRLGTTVLIVPYRHPLLTARMAANLNRLSAGRLVLGVGVGWARQEFEALGVPFRRRGALTDEYLHTMRDAWRNTDDYDTAAIPIWVGGNSEAGMRRAVLLGDAWHPLRVNTGWLADAAGRLKATADELGRPVPALTPRIKLRETREAITAPDRLAGVGTIEQIISDIDQMRLLGAETVVLDPFNDDLTEIRQPERAWRTLAAVAAYHRSQEDR, via the coding sequence GTGCAAATTGGTGTGAACGTACCGAACTTCGCTCCGGGTACCGACCCCGATGTGCTGCGACGGTGGGCGCAGACGGTCGAGGGCCTCGGCTTCGACCTGCTGATGGTCTCCGATCACATCGCGGTGACCCCGGACGTGGCCGAGAAGTATCCGGCGCCGTTCTACGAGCCGTTCACCACGCTGTCCTGGCTGGCCGGGGTGACCCAGCGGGTCCGGCTGGGCACCACGGTACTCATCGTTCCGTACCGGCACCCGCTGCTCACCGCCCGGATGGCGGCGAACCTCAACCGGCTCAGTGCGGGCCGACTCGTTCTCGGCGTCGGTGTGGGCTGGGCTCGGCAGGAGTTCGAGGCGCTTGGTGTGCCGTTCCGGCGGCGCGGCGCGCTGACCGACGAGTACCTGCACACCATGCGCGACGCCTGGCGGAACACCGACGACTACGACACAGCCGCGATCCCGATCTGGGTCGGCGGCAACAGCGAAGCCGGCATGCGTCGCGCGGTACTGCTCGGTGACGCCTGGCACCCGCTGCGGGTTAACACCGGATGGCTGGCGGACGCAGCCGGGCGACTGAAGGCCACCGCCGACGAACTGGGCCGCCCGGTGCCCGCGTTGACGCCGCGCATCAAACTCCGGGAGACCCGAGAAGCGATCACCGCCCCGGACCGGCTCGCCGGTGTCGGCACCATCGAGCAGATCATCTCCGACATCGATCAGATGCGTCTGCTCGGCGCGGAGACGGTGGTGCTCGACCCGTTCAACGACGACCTGACCGAGATCCGCCAGCCCGAACGCGCCTGGCGGACACTTGCGGCCGTGGCCGCGTACCACAGATCCCAGGAGGACCGATGA
- a CDS encoding Lrp/AsnC family transcriptional regulator has protein sequence MAENLDSVDWSILIELQDDGRLPITELSRRVKLSASATSERVRRLEATGVISGYRAEVDLPKAGFAVLAVVRLKYPGSRHEPLHRLLERRSEILECLRTTGDDCYVLKVAATSMAHLEQVVNDLAGFGSTTTNVVYSATLPYRGPRPTPSRT, from the coding sequence ATGGCCGAGAATCTTGATTCTGTCGATTGGTCCATCCTGATCGAGTTGCAGGACGATGGCCGACTGCCCATCACCGAACTCAGCCGCCGGGTGAAGTTGAGTGCGTCGGCCACCAGTGAACGGGTGAGGCGGCTGGAGGCGACAGGCGTGATCAGCGGCTACCGCGCCGAGGTCGACCTACCCAAGGCGGGCTTCGCCGTGCTCGCGGTGGTCCGGCTGAAGTATCCCGGCAGCCGGCACGAACCGCTGCACCGGCTACTGGAGCGACGGTCGGAGATCCTGGAGTGCCTGCGCACCACGGGAGACGACTGTTACGTGCTGAAAGTGGCCGCGACGTCGATGGCACACCTCGAACAGGTCGTCAACGACCTCGCCGGGTTCGGCAGCACCACCACCAACGTGGTCTACAGCGCCACCCTGCCCTATCGCGGCCCGCGCCCGACGCCGTCCCGCACGTGA
- a CDS encoding FecCD family ABC transporter permease — protein sequence MDHRSAGGVGVTLTPALRSPTDRFSVRLRRRPLLVSLLLLVLAVGTALFSLSWGSAVPVAETLAALVGAGTPATDLVVFQIRLPRVLGALLVGICLGVAGAQFQSLTRNPLGSPDIVGFTSGASAGAVFVLLVIGEQAMAVSTGAIGFGLATAVIMYLLSWRRGVNGVRLVLVGVAVSAMLESVTAYLLIQADIYESQAAHVWLVGSLAATKWDQVWLLVGVIVLLVPAAVMLSRPLDQLSLGDEAARSLGLRVERTRLAVLATAVILSGVSVAAVGPIAFVALAAPQLARRLTAGPGVGVIPAAFMGALLLCVADLVARLLPLPGQLPVGVVTGGLGGGYLAWLLWREHRSGRA from the coding sequence ATGGACCACCGCTCGGCCGGCGGGGTCGGCGTGACGCTGACCCCGGCCCTGCGCTCGCCCACCGACCGGTTCTCCGTACGGCTTCGTCGCCGGCCGTTGCTGGTGAGCCTGCTGCTCCTGGTGCTCGCGGTGGGCACCGCCCTGTTCTCACTGAGCTGGGGCAGCGCGGTGCCGGTCGCAGAGACGTTGGCCGCGTTGGTCGGTGCCGGTACCCCGGCCACGGACCTGGTGGTCTTCCAGATCCGGCTGCCCCGGGTGCTGGGGGCACTGCTGGTCGGAATCTGCCTCGGCGTCGCCGGGGCACAGTTCCAGAGCCTGACCCGTAACCCGTTGGGTAGCCCCGACATCGTCGGTTTCACCAGCGGCGCGTCGGCCGGTGCGGTCTTCGTGCTGCTGGTCATCGGTGAGCAGGCCATGGCGGTGTCCACCGGCGCGATCGGCTTCGGCCTGGCCACCGCCGTCATCATGTACCTGTTGTCCTGGCGGCGCGGCGTGAACGGGGTGCGACTGGTCCTGGTGGGCGTGGCGGTCAGCGCGATGCTCGAATCCGTCACCGCCTACCTGCTGATCCAGGCCGACATCTACGAGTCGCAGGCGGCGCACGTCTGGCTCGTCGGAAGCCTCGCCGCCACCAAGTGGGACCAGGTCTGGCTGCTGGTGGGCGTGATCGTGCTGCTGGTGCCGGCGGCGGTCATGCTGTCCCGGCCGCTGGACCAGCTGAGTCTGGGCGACGAGGCGGCCCGTTCGCTCGGGCTGCGGGTGGAGCGGACCCGGCTGGCGGTGCTCGCCACGGCGGTCATCCTCTCCGGGGTGTCCGTTGCCGCGGTCGGACCGATCGCCTTCGTGGCGCTCGCCGCTCCGCAACTCGCCCGCCGACTCACCGCCGGCCCCGGGGTCGGTGTCATCCCGGCGGCCTTCATGGGTGCCCTGCTGCTCTGCGTCGCCGATCTGGTCGCTCGGCTGCTGCCACTGCCCGGCCAACTTCCGGTCGGCGTGGTCACCGGCGGTCTCGGCGGTGGCTACCTGGCTTGGCTGCTGTGGCGTGAGCATCGGTCCGGCCGCGCCTGA
- a CDS encoding FecCD family ABC transporter permease, which translates to MTTASVHPGDTGTPAHQATPPPLGRPRGRRWLGLVVGLVILAVTMLLSIAVGARAIPPDTVWQLLWHPDGSELSVTIHELRIPRTLLGLLVGVGLGLAGVLMQALTRNPLADPGLFGVNAGAAFAVVSAVVFFGLTEPGEYLWFALLGAGLTAAVVYVLGGAGRPSSHTRLALAGFAVAAALQAVTHGFTTMNATAYDEIRFWLVGTFAGREAEVVVGVAPLIAVGAVLALFLGRSLNALALGDDSGRALGARPGRTRALGTLAVLLLCGAATAGAGPIHFLGLAVPHIVRLITGPDHRWLLAYSAVYAPALLLLADVLGRVIAFPAEVPVGIVMAFLGAPIFIVLLRRRHAVTH; encoded by the coding sequence ATGACCACCGCCTCGGTCCACCCTGGCGACACCGGCACACCAGCACACCAGGCGACGCCGCCCCCGCTCGGTCGACCCCGTGGCCGCCGCTGGCTCGGTCTCGTCGTCGGTCTCGTCATCCTCGCTGTCACCATGCTGCTCAGCATCGCCGTCGGGGCCCGGGCGATCCCGCCCGACACCGTGTGGCAACTGCTGTGGCATCCGGACGGATCCGAACTGTCGGTCACCATCCACGAACTGCGGATTCCGCGCACCCTGCTCGGTCTGCTGGTCGGGGTCGGGCTCGGTCTCGCCGGTGTGCTCATGCAGGCGTTGACCCGCAACCCGTTGGCCGATCCCGGCCTCTTCGGGGTCAACGCCGGTGCGGCGTTCGCGGTGGTCTCCGCCGTGGTGTTCTTCGGCCTCACCGAACCCGGCGAATACCTGTGGTTTGCGCTCCTCGGCGCGGGCCTCACCGCGGCGGTGGTCTACGTCCTCGGGGGAGCCGGCCGTCCCTCCTCCCACACCAGGCTGGCGCTGGCCGGGTTCGCGGTCGCCGCCGCGCTTCAGGCGGTCACCCACGGCTTCACCACCATGAACGCCACCGCGTACGACGAGATCCGGTTCTGGCTGGTGGGGACCTTCGCCGGCCGAGAGGCCGAGGTCGTCGTCGGGGTGGCACCGCTGATCGCCGTCGGCGCGGTGCTGGCCCTCTTCCTCGGCCGGTCGCTGAACGCGCTCGCCCTCGGCGACGACTCCGGTCGCGCGCTCGGTGCCCGCCCCGGCCGTACCCGAGCCCTGGGCACGCTGGCGGTGCTGTTGCTCTGCGGGGCGGCCACCGCAGGGGCCGGACCGATCCACTTCCTGGGCCTGGCGGTGCCGCACATCGTACGGCTGATCACCGGTCCGGACCATCGCTGGCTGCTCGCCTACAGCGCCGTCTACGCCCCGGCCCTGCTGCTCCTTGCCGACGTACTCGGCCGGGTGATCGCCTTCCCCGCCGAGGTGCCGGTGGGCATCGTCATGGCCTTCCTCGGCGCGCCGATCTTCATCGTCCTGTTGCGCCGCCGGCACGCGGTGACGCACTGA
- a CDS encoding ABC transporter ATP-binding protein yields MAGSSRLRAEGLALAYDQRVVAEHLDVTIPDNSFTVIVGPNACGKSTLLRALSRMLRPQAGAVYLDGRQITTYPARELARQLGLLPQTPIAPDGITVVDLVARGRYPHQTVWRQWSREDERVVHESMVATGVTDLAQRRVDELSGGQRQRVWLAMALAQRTDLLLLDEPTTFLDITHQIEVLDLCADLQEAGRTLVAVLHDLNQACRYATHIIAMRDGRVVAEGVPAEVVDAELVRRVFDLDCEVITDPQSGGPLVVPVARRRARSAALVGA; encoded by the coding sequence GTGGCGGGATCCTCCCGGCTGCGCGCCGAGGGACTAGCGCTCGCCTACGACCAGCGGGTCGTCGCCGAGCACCTGGACGTGACGATTCCCGACAACTCGTTCACCGTGATCGTCGGACCGAACGCCTGCGGGAAGTCGACGCTGTTGCGGGCGCTGTCCCGGATGCTGCGTCCCCAGGCGGGCGCGGTCTACCTGGACGGTCGGCAGATCACCACCTATCCGGCCCGGGAACTGGCCCGCCAGCTCGGATTGCTACCGCAGACCCCGATCGCCCCAGACGGGATCACCGTGGTCGACCTCGTCGCCCGGGGGCGCTATCCACACCAGACGGTGTGGCGGCAGTGGTCACGCGAGGACGAACGGGTCGTACACGAGTCCATGGTGGCCACGGGCGTAACCGACCTTGCCCAGCGGCGGGTCGACGAACTCTCCGGTGGCCAGCGGCAGCGGGTGTGGCTCGCCATGGCGCTGGCCCAACGCACCGATCTGCTGCTGCTGGACGAGCCGACGACGTTCCTCGACATCACCCACCAGATCGAGGTGCTCGACCTCTGCGCCGACCTCCAGGAAGCCGGTCGGACCCTGGTAGCCGTCCTGCACGACCTCAACCAGGCGTGCCGGTACGCGACTCACATCATCGCGATGCGGGACGGCCGGGTCGTCGCCGAGGGCGTACCGGCCGAGGTCGTCGACGCCGAGCTGGTCCGTCGGGTGTTCGACCTGGACTGTGAGGTGATCACCGACCCGCAGTCCGGTGGCCCCCTGGTGGTGCCGGTCGCCCGGCGCCGGGCCAGGTCCGCCGCGTTGGTCGGCGCATGA
- a CDS encoding thioester reductase domain-containing protein, which yields MTDALPLTAAQAGIWAGQQLDRSSPAYNAGEYVELRGPLDVPVFEAALRQAMAEAEALHARFTDAPAQRLDSTVEWPLHRVEVADQAEALAWMRADLATPADLTAGPLFTQALISTGPDTHLWYQRVHHIAADGYAFALLARRVAQLYTATRTGRDAQRGRFAPLRPVLDEDLAYRGSERYTADREFWTEYLADAPAPVSLAPAISMGHGVRRHRVALPATLDASGTGWPDLVLAAVVALLHRRTGAGEVVLGLPVMGRLGSAALRVPCMAMNIVPLRIPVPPEATLTDLAAVVGAQLRVTRPHHRYRYEQLRRDLGLVGGDWRLFGPVVNIMPFDYRLAFDGLTATSHNVSAGPVEDLSVAVADRGDGRHLDLDANPAAYSAADLAGYAEELLDLLATVERDAAVTRPVPILDGGPLPVPAEPVTELIRRAATTHPDRVAVVDGLRQVTYAELLADATGVADRLAALGAGPGILVSVALPRGVEAVTAILGTLLSGAAYLPLDPDGPVERAQTVLADARPALSITADGIQRRSDGIERDPDLGYVIYTSGSTGRPNGVAVGRAALAHFVAGATHRYGITGTDRVLQFAPLHFDASVEEIFLTLCAGGTLVVRTEQMLESIADLLGGCAEYGVTVLDLPTAYWHELAYAGLPMPPGLRTVIIGGEAALPERVARWHETVDTDVRLFNTYGPTEATVVATVAELTPDETEVPIGRPLPGVRCAVVHDELWLLGGGLATGYLGQPELTGRRFGALAGARAYRTGDRVRLRPDGQLVFAGRVDEEFKISGHRVDPGEVESVLLRHPGVAEAAVVGRAGTGGVKHLVAHVVTELSDVELREHAGRALPAALVPSVFVRTTRLPRNSSGKIDRAALRAVEAAPTETDEPASDAERAVLMVLREVLGAGRIGPDDDFFALGGQSLQSIQVANRLGVPVATVFAHPTAAGLARVLAERSGPEPAVATAPARFAAPPAEEVAEHVRDAVLPAGIIRRPVPGVGRVLLTGATGFVGVHLLAELLASSADRVACLVRAGDPAAGLDRLRETLDRHGLRVPLDRVDVVVGDLAQPYAGPTVDEVYHAGASVSVVRGYRSLRPANVDGTRHLLALGVPFHHVSTVAVATEPGFVAAHPGLRDGYQRSKWAAEELVRQAGDRGLPVTVYRLGRVVGPADTGYVNPDDLVWRILRAGVPRGVLPDLGVAEPWTPVDWVAATVVALARSGATGVHNLVPLPPVRLSQVAAWVSDYGFAVETVPLPRWRDRVRADASDPDSATLAFFDQADSIAPDRPESIGSGQPGRVGSGQPGSGRRPGFLEVQPPVAGPPCPPVDRALMHRYLDHAVKVGLLPAPGC from the coding sequence GTGACCGACGCGTTGCCCCTGACCGCCGCGCAGGCCGGAATCTGGGCCGGCCAGCAGCTCGACCGGAGCAGCCCGGCCTACAACGCGGGGGAGTACGTCGAACTGCGCGGCCCGCTCGATGTACCGGTGTTCGAGGCGGCACTGCGGCAGGCGATGGCCGAGGCGGAAGCACTGCATGCCCGGTTCACCGACGCCCCGGCGCAACGCCTCGATTCGACGGTCGAGTGGCCGCTGCACCGGGTCGAGGTGGCCGACCAGGCGGAGGCGTTGGCCTGGATGCGCGCCGACCTGGCCACCCCGGCAGATCTGACGGCCGGTCCGCTCTTCACCCAGGCGCTGATCAGCACCGGTCCGGACACCCATCTGTGGTATCAGCGGGTGCACCACATCGCCGCCGACGGCTACGCCTTCGCGCTGCTGGCCCGACGGGTCGCCCAGCTCTACACCGCCACCCGGACCGGCCGCGACGCACAACGCGGCCGGTTCGCACCGTTGCGGCCCGTACTGGACGAGGACCTCGCCTACCGGGGCTCCGAGCGGTACACCGCCGATCGGGAGTTCTGGACGGAGTACCTTGCCGACGCGCCGGCCCCCGTCTCGCTGGCCCCGGCCATCTCGATGGGACACGGGGTGCGGCGGCACCGGGTGGCGCTACCCGCAACGCTGGACGCCAGCGGCACAGGCTGGCCCGATCTGGTGCTGGCGGCGGTGGTGGCGCTGCTGCACCGCCGTACCGGGGCCGGCGAAGTCGTGCTCGGCCTGCCGGTGATGGGGCGGCTCGGTTCCGCCGCGCTGCGGGTGCCGTGCATGGCGATGAACATCGTGCCGCTGCGGATCCCCGTCCCGCCCGAGGCGACCCTGACCGACCTGGCCGCCGTCGTCGGTGCCCAGTTGCGCGTCACCCGACCGCACCACCGCTACCGCTACGAGCAGTTGCGCCGTGACCTGGGACTGGTCGGCGGTGACTGGCGGCTCTTCGGGCCGGTGGTCAACATCATGCCGTTCGACTACCGGCTCGCGTTCGACGGGCTGACCGCCACCAGCCACAACGTCTCCGCCGGGCCGGTGGAGGACCTCTCCGTCGCGGTGGCCGACCGGGGCGACGGCCGGCACCTCGACCTGGACGCGAACCCGGCCGCCTATTCGGCTGCCGATCTGGCCGGCTACGCCGAGGAGCTGCTCGACCTGCTCGCCACGGTAGAGCGGGATGCCGCGGTGACCCGGCCGGTGCCGATCCTCGACGGTGGACCGCTGCCGGTGCCCGCCGAACCGGTCACCGAGCTGATCCGTCGGGCGGCCACCACCCATCCGGACCGGGTCGCGGTCGTTGACGGCCTCCGCCAGGTGACCTACGCCGAGCTGCTCGCCGACGCGACCGGGGTCGCCGACCGGCTGGCCGCACTCGGAGCCGGACCAGGCATTCTGGTTTCGGTGGCGCTACCCCGGGGCGTCGAGGCGGTCACCGCGATCCTCGGGACCCTGCTGTCCGGTGCCGCCTACCTGCCACTCGACCCGGACGGGCCGGTCGAGCGGGCCCAGACCGTGCTTGCCGACGCCCGGCCTGCCCTGAGCATCACGGCGGATGGCATCCAGCGCCGGTCGGACGGGATCGAGCGGGACCCTGACCTCGGCTACGTCATCTACACCTCCGGCTCGACCGGACGTCCCAACGGGGTGGCGGTCGGCCGGGCCGCACTGGCCCACTTCGTCGCCGGCGCCACCCACCGGTACGGCATCACCGGCACCGATCGGGTGCTCCAGTTCGCGCCGCTGCACTTCGACGCCAGCGTGGAGGAGATCTTCCTGACCCTGTGTGCGGGCGGCACGCTGGTGGTGCGTACCGAGCAGATGCTGGAGTCCATTGCCGACCTGCTGGGCGGCTGTGCCGAGTACGGCGTCACCGTGCTGGACCTGCCCACCGCGTACTGGCACGAGCTGGCGTACGCGGGACTGCCGATGCCCCCGGGACTCCGTACGGTGATCATCGGTGGGGAGGCGGCGCTCCCAGAGCGGGTCGCCCGTTGGCACGAGACGGTCGACACGGACGTGAGGTTGTTCAACACCTACGGCCCGACCGAGGCGACCGTGGTGGCCACCGTCGCCGAGTTGACGCCGGACGAGACCGAGGTGCCGATCGGGCGCCCGTTGCCGGGTGTGCGGTGTGCGGTCGTACACGACGAGTTGTGGCTGCTCGGCGGGGGACTGGCCACCGGCTATTTGGGCCAGCCGGAGCTGACCGGGCGTCGGTTCGGCGCGCTGGCCGGTGCGCGGGCCTACCGCACCGGGGACCGGGTGCGGCTGCGTCCCGACGGCCAACTCGTCTTTGCCGGCAGGGTGGACGAAGAGTTCAAGATCAGTGGGCATCGGGTCGACCCGGGTGAGGTCGAGTCGGTGCTGCTGCGCCATCCCGGCGTGGCCGAGGCGGCTGTGGTCGGCCGGGCCGGCACCGGGGGAGTCAAGCACCTGGTGGCCCATGTCGTCACCGAGCTGTCCGATGTGGAGTTGCGGGAGCACGCCGGCCGGGCACTGCCGGCGGCGCTGGTGCCGTCGGTCTTCGTCCGCACGACGCGGCTGCCGCGTAACTCCAGTGGAAAGATCGACCGGGCGGCTCTGCGGGCGGTCGAGGCCGCGCCGACCGAGACCGACGAGCCGGCCAGCGACGCCGAGCGCGCGGTGCTGATGGTGCTCCGCGAGGTGCTGGGTGCCGGTCGGATCGGGCCGGACGACGACTTCTTCGCCCTGGGCGGGCAGTCGTTGCAGAGCATCCAGGTCGCCAACCGGCTCGGGGTGCCGGTGGCGACGGTGTTCGCGCATCCGACCGCCGCCGGGCTGGCCCGGGTGCTGGCCGAGCGGTCCGGACCGGAGCCGGCTGTCGCAACAGCGCCGGCCCGGTTTGCCGCCCCGCCGGCGGAGGAGGTCGCCGAACACGTCAGGGACGCGGTACTGCCGGCCGGGATCATCCGCCGCCCGGTGCCCGGTGTCGGCCGGGTCCTGCTTACCGGGGCCACCGGGTTCGTCGGGGTCCACCTCCTCGCCGAACTGCTCGCCAGCTCGGCTGACCGGGTGGCCTGCCTGGTCCGGGCCGGTGACCCGGCCGCCGGACTGGACCGGCTCCGGGAGACCCTGGACCGGCACGGGCTGCGGGTGCCACTGGACCGGGTGGACGTCGTGGTCGGCGACCTGGCCCAGCCGTACGCCGGGCCGACCGTGGACGAGGTCTACCACGCGGGAGCATCGGTCAGCGTCGTACGCGGCTATCGCAGCCTGCGTCCGGCCAACGTGGACGGTACGCGTCACCTGCTCGCCCTGGGCGTGCCGTTTCACCACGTCTCCACCGTCGCGGTCGCCACTGAACCCGGCTTCGTCGCGGCGCATCCCGGCCTGCGGGACGGCTACCAGCGGTCCAAGTGGGCCGCGGAGGAACTCGTCCGACAGGCCGGTGACCGGGGTCTCCCGGTCACCGTCTACCGACTCGGGCGGGTGGTCGGCCCGGCCGACACCGGCTACGTCAACCCCGACGACCTGGTCTGGCGGATCCTGCGTGCGGGTGTACCCCGTGGAGTGCTGCCCGATCTCGGGGTTGCCGAGCCGTGGACACCGGTTGACTGGGTGGCGGCGACGGTGGTCGCGCTGGCCCGCTCCGGTGCGACCGGCGTGCACAACCTGGTGCCGCTGCCCCCGGTACGGCTGTCGCAGGTGGCCGCCTGGGTGAGCGACTACGGCTTCGCCGTGGAAACGGTGCCGTTGCCCAGGTGGCGGGACCGGGTACGGGCCGACGCCTCGGACCCTGACAGCGCCACCCTGGCCTTCTTCGACCAGGCCGATTCCATTGCCCCTGACCGGCCCGAGTCCATTGGCTCCGGCCAGCCCGGACGAGTCGGCTCCGGCCAGCCCGGATCGGGCCGGCGGCCCGGCTTCCTCGAGGTACAGCCGCCCGTTGCCGGCCCACCGTGCCCACCGGTCGATCGAGCGCTCATGCACCGCTACCTCGACCATGCCGTCAAGGTCGGGCTGCTACCCGCACCCGGCTGCTGA
- a CDS encoding 3-deoxy-7-phosphoheptulonate synthase produces MNAALVEAGPRVVAGLPTPAELRAAYPLGPERQADIGRHRRAIADVLDGADDRLLVVVGPCSVHDPAAGLHYARQLATVADQFADDLLIVLRAYLEKPRTMIGWKGLLADPYLDGTQDLGAGLRIGREFLCRAAELGLPLAYEFVEPLFAPYLADLVSWGAIGARTVASQPHRQLASALPMPVGMKNTTSGDVKAAAEAVHAAAAAHVYAGLDPDGHPAVLHSAGNRDCHVVLRGGVTPNYDAASMASARAVLRAGGLPARLVVDASHGNSGKDHRRQPLVVADLAAQLSAGQWGLVGVMIESFLAEGRQEIEATPLRYGMSVTDACLGWPDTTAALATLADAVRQRRHRAHPDDEVSQP; encoded by the coding sequence ATGAACGCCGCACTTGTGGAGGCCGGCCCGCGCGTCGTCGCCGGTCTGCCCACGCCCGCCGAGCTGCGGGCCGCGTACCCGCTCGGACCCGAGCGGCAGGCGGATATCGGCCGGCATCGGCGGGCCATCGCCGACGTCCTCGACGGGGCGGACGACCGGCTCCTCGTCGTCGTCGGACCCTGCTCGGTGCACGACCCGGCAGCCGGGCTGCACTACGCCCGCCAACTGGCGACCGTCGCCGACCAGTTCGCCGACGACCTGCTGATCGTGCTGCGGGCCTACCTGGAGAAGCCCCGCACCATGATCGGGTGGAAGGGGCTGTTGGCCGACCCGTACCTGGACGGCACCCAGGACCTCGGCGCGGGGCTACGCATCGGGCGGGAGTTCCTGTGTCGGGCCGCCGAACTCGGCCTGCCCCTGGCGTACGAGTTCGTGGAGCCGCTCTTCGCCCCGTACCTGGCCGACCTGGTCTCCTGGGGAGCGATCGGCGCGCGGACCGTGGCCAGCCAGCCGCACCGGCAACTGGCCTCGGCCCTGCCCATGCCGGTCGGTATGAAGAACACCACCAGCGGTGACGTCAAGGCCGCCGCCGAGGCGGTGCACGCCGCCGCCGCGGCACACGTCTACGCCGGGCTCGACCCGGACGGCCATCCGGCGGTACTGCACAGCGCCGGTAACCGGGACTGCCACGTGGTGCTGCGCGGTGGGGTGACACCGAACTACGACGCCGCCTCAATGGCCTCGGCGCGGGCGGTCCTGCGGGCCGGGGGACTACCGGCCCGGCTGGTGGTGGACGCCTCGCACGGCAACAGCGGCAAGGACCACCGGCGGCAGCCGCTGGTCGTCGCCGATCTGGCCGCACAGCTCTCCGCCGGCCAGTGGGGCCTGGTCGGGGTGATGATCGAGTCATTCCTCGCCGAGGGACGACAGGAGATAGAAGCGACCCCACTGCGGTACGGGATGAGCGTCACCGACGCCTGCCTCGGCTGGCCCGACACCACCGCTGCCCTGGCGACCCTGGCCGACGCGGTACGACAGCGGCGGCACCGTGCCCACCCCGACGACGAGGTTTCCCAGCCGTGA
- a CDS encoding phosphopantetheine-binding protein yields the protein MTIETLRAQVIEVLGEPVGDDDNLLDAGLDSIRLMTLVERWRADGHEVSFLDLAEDPTIAGWATLLADADAR from the coding sequence ATGACCATCGAGACGCTGCGCGCGCAGGTGATCGAGGTACTGGGCGAGCCGGTCGGCGACGACGACAACCTGCTCGACGCCGGGCTGGACTCGATCCGGCTGATGACCCTGGTAGAACGCTGGCGGGCCGACGGGCACGAGGTGTCCTTCCTCGACCTGGCCGAGGACCCGACGATCGCCGGGTGGGCCACCCTGCTCGCCGACGCCGACGCCCGATGA
- a CDS encoding isochorismatase family protein, whose product MLPSIAPYPLPTEAELPANRVAWRPDPARAVLLIHDMQNYFLDAFGTHETPLPGVVENIAAIRKHCIDLGVPVVFSAQPGGQTSEQRGLLLDFWGDGLPADPSAAAITDALTPAPGDVQLTKWRYSAFVRTDLDALFGERDQLLVTGVYGHIGVLATVLDAFMRDIQPFLLADAVADFTAEHHRDTLRHVAQRCGYVTTTRSAADALLGVAA is encoded by the coding sequence GTGCTGCCCAGCATCGCTCCCTATCCACTGCCGACCGAGGCGGAGCTGCCCGCCAACCGGGTGGCCTGGCGGCCCGACCCGGCCCGCGCGGTTCTGCTCATCCACGACATGCAGAACTACTTCCTCGACGCGTTCGGTACGCACGAGACGCCCCTGCCCGGCGTGGTGGAGAACATCGCGGCGATCCGCAAGCACTGCATCGATTTGGGCGTGCCGGTGGTCTTCTCGGCCCAGCCCGGCGGGCAGACCTCCGAGCAGCGCGGGCTGTTGCTCGACTTCTGGGGCGACGGTCTGCCGGCCGATCCGAGCGCCGCCGCGATCACCGACGCGCTCACCCCCGCACCGGGCGACGTGCAGCTCACCAAGTGGCGCTACAGCGCCTTCGTCCGCACTGACCTGGACGCGCTCTTCGGTGAGCGGGACCAGTTGCTCGTCACCGGCGTGTACGGCCACATCGGTGTGCTCGCCACCGTGCTGGACGCCTTCATGCGCGACATCCAGCCGTTCCTGCTGGCCGACGCGGTGGCCGACTTCACCGCCGAACACCACCGCGACACCCTGCGCCACGTCGCCCAGCGCTGTGGCTACGTCACCACCACCCGGTCCGCCGCCGACGCGCTGCTGGGGGTGGCGGCATGA